The genomic interval CTGGTGCTCTTTCGACACGAAAGTGGCCTGGCGTTGAATGCCAGGGACGAGTCGGTGCGCCTGTTGCACCCCGACGACACTGTCGCTGACCAGTTCCAATATGACCGGTTCAGTGGTTACGACGACTCCTGGTGCCGTCTTCCTGATGGTGATGGGGATTGGGTGCTGGCCTGCAACGAGACGCCTGGTGCCCATAATCAGCCTGGGCCAGGCGGGACCGGTAGCGATTCCGGTGGCTCAACCCATTCGGGACCACCTGAGCCGCCCTACGACCGCTTCAATCACGATCTGGTGACCGTAGCCCAGGCTCGCGTGTTGCCTGATGGCGCGCGACGAACGATCGAGGGACAGGTCACCGTCTTGCCTGACGTTCATGCCAGGAATCAAATCTATATTCAGGATGCCTCAGGAGGCTTGCGAGTCTACTTGAGGTCAGCAGAATGGCCGCCATTGAGCGAAGGACAGTGGGTGAGGGTCAATGGACGCCTGAAGCTCTATAAGGGAGAGCAGCAGATAAGCCTGACTCGCATCGACGACATCAAGACAATGCATCCCGGTGCGCCGCCGGAGCCGCATCTGGTGGCAAGTGGGGAGATCGGTGAGGCCAATGAGGGGCGTCTGGTACAGCTCACTGCACCCATCAGTGGTTTTTGGGGGCGCACTACACTGTATCTGGATGATGGCAGCGGCGAGGCAAAGATCACCATTCGGGAAGGCACCGGCATCGAGCGGCCATACGTGACTGTTGGTGACCTATGGACGGTCGTTGGTGTCGTCAGCCAGTGGGACGATCAGCCGCCATACGACGCAGGCTATCGGATTCTGCCTCGCCGCCCGTCAGATCTCTGGCAAGGTGGGACAGCACCAGACCATGATGATCGCTTTCAAGTTGACAACGATATGACCTTGGGTGCATGGAATCGATCGCCGGTATTCCTGCCGTTGACCGGTGAGCAACGAGAGGGCGTCGAGGTGGATGGGCGAGAGGCCTGGCGATGGATCGGCATGGTAATTTCCATCGCTCTGGATCGGTAACTCTGATACTGCGCCGGCCTGGTCGCTGTCCTGTGGCATGAAATGTCGAACAAAAAAAGCAGTTTGGGCTGGACAAGTAACCAAATGTCGCAACCGATCATCCTAATGAGTACCGCACTGGAAAACCTGAGGAGATTTTATGCGACTATCTATGAAAAGACTCGTTCTGGCTATCCTTCTGACTACCACCATTGTGCTTGGCGGCTGCGGCGGTGCGTCAGCACCGGTAGCCGATGCTCCGGTGGTGCAGCCGGTGCAACTCGAGTTGGCGGCCAATATCGACGCGGCCACCGTTGACGAGATTCGTGGGCGCGATGATGTGTTCATTGTGGATGTTCGAGAGGATTACGAGTACGCTGACGGTCATATTCCGGGTGCTGTGTTGATACCGCTGGGTCAGCTTCCCAACCGGTTGAGCGAGCTTCCCGAGGATAAGACCATCGTCGCGGTCTGCCGCAGCGGCAACCGTAGTGGACAGGCAACCCAGTTCCTGAACCAACAGGGATTTGACATTCACAATATGCAGGGTGGCATGAATTCCTGGAAGCAGGCCGGGCTGGAGATTGAGCAGTAAAGCTTTGGTAACGACGGACTGCCGGAAAAAAAACAGCAGCACCCGCCACGGGTGCTGCTGTTTGCGTCAGCTGGGCGACGATCCCCTAGGATGTCCCGTCGGGTTCCCGGTCGGTCATCGGTGTTTTCAGGGGAATCTCTTCTTCATCCATTCTGTCTATGGCCTTCTGTAGCTCAGTCTGAGTCTGTTCCTCGACATCCCAACTCCGCTCAAGCACCTCCGTCTCAAAGGAGTATATGCTCTCCTGAGTCTTGTTGAATTGCTCAGACGCCATCTGCAGAGTCTGGTTTCCCAACTCCTCGGCACGCATTTTGAGCTGTATGCCGCGCTCTCGGACCAGTTCGATCGTCTCTTCCCCAGAGCGGGGGGTCGACATCAGGGCAACCGCGACACCAGCGGCCGCACCGACCAGCAAACCCGTGAGGAAAGCAAATGGTCCGTGGTCTTGATCAGCCATCGCTCTCTCCTCCGGATTTCGGTTGAGAACCAGGCCGTAAATCGCTGGCTGTGCCCAACAGCACACTGAACGATTTACGGACCCCCGCGGCTTTGCTCGCTACCTCAATCGCTGGATTGACAACACTGTCGCTCATGAAAGTGGTGGTGCCACGGACAGTTCCCGTGGTTTCCTGCAGGCTTTCCACAATTGGGCGTAACTCCTGGATCAGGTAAGTCAGTAATTGAATGAGCTGAAGCATCAAAAAGACCAAAATGATGTCCAGCACAATCACGGCGATTGCCAGCAAGATGATCGAGATGTCACGGATTGCCGCCGTTGCCACCGGATGTGTCAACAGGAACCAAAGTAACACCCCCAGGATCGTGGCAATGGCGATGACCGCAACTGTCAGACCCGCTTTCTGCGAGCGGGTCAACTCCTGTGGAAACATAGACAAGTTTGCTCCATTCGTACAAGTTGGTCGGGTGCAAAATTCACCGACATTGTAACACAACTCAGTCGGGCATGCAACGGTTTTTGATTTGTAGGGGAAGATGGACGATGAACTGGCTTCCCCTTTCCCTGTCGCTGATCAACTCCAGATAGCCGCTGTGGGCCTCCACGAGTTCTTGGGCGATCGTTAAGCCCAGACCCAGCCCTTGAGGAAAACGCCGGTCGTTTTCGCTGCGGTAGAAGGGTTCAAAGACCCGTTGTTGTTCGTCTGGGTTGATGCCTGGTCCTGTGTCGCTGATTCTGATCCACACTTCCTGATCGCCGACACCTGCATCGACAGTGACACTGCCCCCCGCAGGTGTGTACTTGATGGCATTGCTCAGCAGGTTGCCCATCACTTGAGCCATACGATCGGGGTCCAGGGCAATCGCCGGCAGGCCGGAAGGGATTGAGCTGTGCCAATCCAGGTCTTTGTCGATGGCAGCCGCGCGCCATGGCAGTAATTCTGGTGGCAACCACTGGCTCAAGGAGACCGGGCGGAGCTCCAACCTGGTGTTGCCAACTACCTGACTGTGCAGCTGGGTGAGATCATCCAAAAGTGGTTCCATTCGTTCGATCTGGCCTTCTACACCAGCCAGAAACTCTTCCCGAATCTGCGGATCGTCTCCGGCACCCTGGCGCAACACGTGAACGGCCGCGCGCATTGCGCCCAGGGGACGGCCCAGTTCGTGCACGATGTTGGCAAGGGAGCGGCGGCGGGTTGCTTCAAGCAGACGAAGGCGCTCTGAAAGGGTATTGACCGCCGCCGCCAGCTGCCTTATCTCCTCCGGGCCCTCTTCGGGCAAAGGATCAACCTGTTTGCCATTGGCGATGTCAACAACGGCCTCGCTGGCGTGCTGGATTGGTCGCGCCAACCGGACCGAGAGGATGTATCCGATCAGGCCTGCAAGCAGTAGCTGGAGCAGCAGAATTCCCAGAATCCACCACCGCAGGCGCGCAAATCGCGATGCTGCTCCCTCAAGGGATTCGGTGACACTCACAATGCCGATCAGGTTTTCGTTGATATCGGCGACGGGCACCAGTGCCTGAGCCCGTTGTTCCAGAAGTCCATGGTAGACCATGACGACAGGCTGGCCTGCCAGGACAGTTTCCAATGCTTCCAGGTCGATTGGCGACCCATTCTCTCCTGTTGCGGGAGATAGGCTTGCTGCGAGCAAAAGCCCTTCGGAATCAATCAGCAGGATACGGCCATCGAGGTGAAGATCGATGCTGCCAATGAATGCCTCGGCCTG from Chloroflexota bacterium carries:
- a CDS encoding YtxH domain-containing protein; translated protein: MADQDHGPFAFLTGLLVGAAAGVAVALMSTPRSGEETIELVRERGIQLKMRAEELGNQTLQMASEQFNKTQESIYSFETEVLERSWDVEEQTQTELQKAIDRMDEEEIPLKTPMTDREPDGTS
- a CDS encoding lamin tail domain-containing protein, whose translation is SKRVDGGDEWTRHYQPSPGGSNIPPPVTLTPIPTATLTPSPTPSNPTPFPTSIRLNEYLPKPGSDWNGDGQVDPDDEFIELYNSAGIDVDVSGWILDDAPGGSPVYVIPQGTMAAPHSYLVFFRSQTGVALNDTGDNVRLLWPDDTVVDQTLYSAAGPDLSFSRETDGSGSWVSSYPPSPGSSNQPAYTSDDIIRLNEILASPRDVDWDGDGTASYLDEWVELFNAGDTIVDLGGWKVADGPPPGAERVPGEQSRIYTFPSGAMLAPGDFLVLFRHESGLALNARDESVRLLHPDDTVADQFQYDRFSGYDDSWCRLPDGDGDWVLACNETPGAHNQPGPGGTGSDSGGSTHSGPPEPPYDRFNHDLVTVAQARVLPDGARRTIEGQVTVLPDVHARNQIYIQDASGGLRVYLRSAEWPPLSEGQWVRVNGRLKLYKGEQQISLTRIDDIKTMHPGAPPEPHLVASGEIGEANEGRLVQLTAPISGFWGRTTLYLDDGSGEAKITIREGTGIERPYVTVGDLWTVVGVVSQWDDQPPYDAGYRILPRRPSDLWQGGTAPDHDDRFQVDNDMTLGAWNRSPVFLPLTGEQREGVEVDGREAWRWIGMVISIALDR
- a CDS encoding rhodanese-like domain-containing protein; this encodes MRLSMKRLVLAILLTTTIVLGGCGGASAPVADAPVVQPVQLELAANIDAATVDEIRGRDDVFIVDVREDYEYADGHIPGAVLIPLGQLPNRLSELPEDKTIVAVCRSGNRSGQATQFLNQQGFDIHNMQGGMNSWKQAGLEIEQ
- a CDS encoding HAMP domain-containing sensor histidine kinase, whose protein sequence is MHTLRERLILSHILPLLLVLPLVFITLVYILETQILLTDLSQDITEQANLIAKAISHKPVILEDVEQAEAFIGSIDLHLDGRILLIDSEGLLLAASLSPATGENGSPIDLEALETVLAGQPVVMVYHGLLEQRAQALVPVADINENLIGIVSVTESLEGAASRFARLRWWILGILLLQLLLAGLIGYILSVRLARPIQHASEAVVDIANGKQVDPLPEEGPEEIRQLAAAVNTLSERLRLLEATRRRSLANIVHELGRPLGAMRAAVHVLRQGAGDDPQIREEFLAGVEGQIERMEPLLDDLTQLHSQVVGNTRLELRPVSLSQWLPPELLPWRAAAIDKDLDWHSSIPSGLPAIALDPDRMAQVMGNLLSNAIKYTPAGGSVTVDAGVGDQEVWIRISDTGPGINPDEQQRVFEPFYRSENDRRFPQGLGLGLTIAQELVEAHSGYLELISDRERGSQFIVHLPLQIKNRCMPD